In one Yarrowia lipolytica chromosome 1A, complete sequence genomic region, the following are encoded:
- a CDS encoding uncharacterized protein (Compare to YALI0A19954g, similar to uniprot|P32461 Saccharomyces cerevisiae YKL191w DPH2 diphtheria toxin resistance protein, similar to Saccharomyces cerevisiae DPH2 (YKL191W); ancestral locus Anc_4.293): MSQAPVLSTEPEFETVAPLVRETPSNDYLNKYYCLPQLTEYLNSHEYKSIALQFPANDVADSALVVRLLKQTVDPSISLFILADTNYSPCCVDVVGANHIKADLVVHFGSACLNPVTMPVVYVFCNPEIDVKVMVDQLTEQIKDAEQPNILLDSDSKYYPEMPTMFKALREAFPDKIIVRSFIPNPQETLGLSEEETKPDAEEGYLYRRTHDDLDPQETMLIYVGTPSSSLALHYSTRFGATAYFNPVSGQAETPKTAIMKRYRYMNMARAAQTIGILINSLSMSETKEMSKKLQKAIAESGKKSYTFVVGKPNVAKLANFEVVDVWAVFGCGIGGIILENEEQYFKPVVSVYELGLALQPELSWTGEWEIDSNKVDLNVEVDEDEVDEPFFNPVTGKFIDHKPLHVQEYSDDEETQALVKSIGGSLTIKNTVTTAAIQLQQREWQGLGHDYGSGEEDGADLEEGRGGIARGYAVGDDERM; this comes from the coding sequence ATGAGTCAAGCGCCCGTTCTCTCCACAGAGCCCGAGTTTGAGACCGTGGCACCCCTAGTCCGAGAAACGCCCTCAAACGATTATCTCAACAAATACTATTGTCTCCCTCAGCTGACAGAGTACCTCAATAGCCATGAATACAAGAGCATTGCCCTCCAGTTTCCGGCAAACGACGTGGCAGACTCCGCATTAGTCGTCCGACTGCTCAAGCAGACGGTCGACCCTTCCATTTCTCTCTTCATTCTCGCAGATACGAACTACTCACCCTGCtgtgtggatgtggtggGTGCTAACCACATCAAGGCTGATCTGGTGGTCCACTTCGGCTCTGCATGTCTCAACCCCGTCACTATGCCCGTGGTATACGTTTTCTGCAACCCCGAAATCGATGTCAAGGTCATGGTGGACCAGCTGACCGAACAGATCAAGGATGCCGAGCAGCCCAACATTCTGCTGGACTCAGACTCAAAATACTACCCTGAGATGCCCACCATGTTCAAGGCTCTCCGAGAAGCATTCCCCGACAAGATCATTGTGCGATCTTTCATCCCCAACCCCCAGGAGACTCTGGGACTatctgaggaggagactaAGCCAGACGCCGAGGAGGGATACCTGTACCGACGAACACATGATGACCTCGACCCTCAGGAGACCATGCTCATCTACGTGGGAACCCCTTCGTCTTCCCTGGCCTTGCATTACTCTACTCGTTTCGGCGCTACTGCATACTTCAATCCAGTGTCTGGTCAGGCGGAGACCCCCAAGACCGCCATCATGAAGAGATATCGATACATGAACATGGCCCGTGCAGCTCAGACCATTGGCATTCTCATTAACAGTTTGTCCATGTCCGAGACCAAGGAAATGTCgaagaagctgcagaagGCCATTGCTGAGAGCGGAAAGAAATCGTACACTTTTGTTGTTGGCAAGCCCAACGTTGCCAAGCTCGCCAACTTTGAGGTTGTCGATGTGTGGGCTGTTTTTGGATGTGGCATTGGTGGCATTATTCTCGAGAACGAGGAGCAGTACTTCAAGCCTGTGGTTTCCGTCTACGAGCTGGGTCTGGCTCTTCAGCCTGAGCTCTCTTGGACTGGTGAGTGGGAGATTGACTCCAACAAGGTTGATCTGAACGTTGAGGTcgatgaggacgaggtCGATGAGCCCTTTTTCAACCCTGTCACGGGCAAGTTTATTGATCACAAGCCCTTGCATGTTCAGGAGTACTCggatgacgaggagactCAGGCTCTGGTCAAATCTATCGGTGGGTCTCTTACAATCAAAAATACAGTCACTACAGCCGCCAttcagctccagcagcgagaATGGCAGGGTTTGGGCCATGACTATGGCTCTGGCGAGGAGGACGGAGCTGATCTAGAGGAgggccgaggaggaatTGCCAGAGGATATGCTGTTGGCGATGATGAGCGAATGTAA
- a CDS encoding uncharacterized protein (Compare to YALI0A19976g, similar to uniprot|P25296 Saccharomyces cerevisiae YKL190w CNB1 calcineurin B regulatory subunit, similar to Saccharomyces cerevisiae CNB1 (YKL190W); ancestral locus Anc_4.292) — MADERSKLEQAGEGTNFSSDEIDRLRKRFMKLDTDASGILETNEFLSLPGVAANPLASRLMDVFDENHSGDVDFQEFINGLSTFSTKGNKKEKLRFAFKVYDIDRDGYISNGELFIVLKMMVGNNLKDAQLQQIVDKTIMEADKDGDGKISFEEFEAQVGGTNVYQSMTLDLF; from the coding sequence ATGGCCGACGAAAGAAGTAAACTTGAGCAAGCTGGAGAGGGCACCAACTTCTCGTCAGACGAAATCGACCGGCTGAGAAAGCGGTTCATGAAGCTGGACACTGACGCCTCTGGAATTCTGGAAACCAACGAGTTTCTGTCACTGCCTGGCGTGGCTGCCAACCCGCTGGCGTCGCGGCTGATGGATGTATTTGACGAGAACCACTCCGGTGACGTAGACTTCCAGGAGTTCATCAATGGTCTCAGCACATTTTCCACCAAGGgaaacaagaaggagaagctgcgGTTTGCATTCAAGGTGTACGACATTGATCGAGACGGCTACATTTCCAACGGAGAGCTATTCATTGtgctgaagatgatggTTGGcaacaacctcaaggaCGCCCAGCTGCAAcagattgtcgacaagACCATAATGGAGGCTGATAAGGACGGGGACGGCAAGATTTCCTTTGAAGAGTTCGAGGCCCAGGTCGGAGGCACGAACGTTTACCAGAGCATGACTCTGGATCTCTTTTAG
- a CDS encoding uncharacterized protein (Compare to YALI0A19998g, highly similar to uniprot|Q6CH17 Yarrowia lipolytica YALI0A13695g), producing the protein MLAAPQIIPPTQLQYIAKLPNSYGPGELFLFGLIDESTRKMNDKKRGRRSKAAGAKMLQKQTFLSFSNGKLLATKRPTSSPIMSPDKSRQSPPVKKMPKKSPKKSVIKSTPKNLLPTSLASSSCQATVVPETPESDMSSSSISTPLPKDTKERSGSGSSSDTDYQTPPEGPVEIPTVVKRESFMSKLNLTVRDKFEGPSFDLEQSSDIPTNRRSTQDVITISSDDGSCGGREDTTLQPSDNSVIITSDADTSPVHNNHQLRYFNCRIIDSTPLDRRKKRSVEGRDTGSPKRKTTKKEDAVKQEILMKGNEITSTPCKSIPKPSTPQKAALVRKALRKTTPHKRSTLKTTPSKVIPEPSFDSPVSANRNNNIEYYFSSPAMADSPLSPARKLSNESVLSSPLKARRYQHTTDLTSMSLSSAQDLSSGGLFSSPTKHRPLRTVSDKSSPDSQKSPDSDDGLFDSDCPGSTSYFDGFDMDSESDPELKVSYNAVDVKQRAEDRLAEILKEVKQTSSSTTPRGGSNEPEDEVAVKYQAAKLKEAERIQQHQEKKEAYYKKLDEEEEARRKQQLMDAPLVQCETAGVEVFSYDTESIDVLPDHKLLRVMNEASLKPSQVLPRQAVDLQFNTVDVEWLLVKLARETSSVERQHIVPHLQKADIMLTRDNIEKVMKAIGLRYWDKRKGSFENKASAYSVLNKNRRTESMPCTPVKPKPPGRLASNNPITPVKALRMDTPFSPFSSFDSPTSFSMSTPSKTFKTPHPPPPFRYRSAESLSDFFDTMAQLIEPDCIDFLFRLLLLVSSDSSLDSLQSDTSPAYAGMARLLAKDEFTVEQALELVCDTVDLKSAQSRVLQALFCGTDSTMIELAHSCASVFFLREYIQDKTASELASLCSTDRSILNTTFLDNLMDFSHHSEKPSSFIRHMFGFFAQTMDPTSVKTWRPELKRKADSALKSRSDFVDNLDDFKFNALVMSWLTRVSTEFIVVEPALSSASF; encoded by the coding sequence ATGCTGGCGGCACCTCAAATTATTCCTCCtacacaactacagtacatcgCGAAACTACCCAACTCGTATGGCCCAGGAGagctcttcctcttcggTTTGATAGACGAATCGACTCGCAAAATGAACGACAAAAAACGCGGGCGAAGAAGTAAGGCGGCAGGGGCCAAGATGCTGCAGAAACAGACCTTCCTCAGCTTTTCCAATGGCAAGCTTCTCGCCACAAAACGACCTACTTCCTCACCCATAATGTCACCTGACAAGTCACGCCAGAGCCCGCCGGTAAAGAAAATGCCAAAGAAATCGCCAAAGAAGTCAGTCATCAAATCGACGCCAAAGAACCTCCTACCGACTTCtttggccagcagctcatgTCAAGCGACTGTGGTTCCAGAAACACCAGAGTCAGACatgtccagctcctccatctcaacACCCCTTCCAAAGGACACAAAGGAACGTTCTGGCAGCGGTTCCAGCTCAGACACAGACTACCAGACTCCGCCTGAGGGTCCTGTCGAGATACCGACCGTCGTGAAGCGGGAGTCATTCATGAGCAAGCTGAACCTCACTGTGCGAGATAAGTTTGAAGGTCCTTCGTTCGATCTCGAACAGTCGTCAGATATTCCAACAAACAGACGGAGCACGCAAGATGTTATCACCATCAGCAGCGACGATGGATCATGTGGAGGGCGGGAAGACACGACGCTTCAGCCCAGTGACAACTCGGTGATCATTACTAGCGACGCAGATACCTCACCCGTGCATAACAACCATCAGCTGAGATATTTCAATTGTCGCATCATCGATAGCACCCCGCTAGACAGGAGAAAAAAGCGTTCTGTGGAAGGTAGAGACACTGGCTCTCCCAAACGAAAAACCACCAAAAAGGAAGATGCAGTGAAACAGGAAATCTTAATGAAGGGAAATGAGATAACGTCAACGCCCTGCAAGTCGATACCGAAACCATCGACTCCCCAGAAGGCTGCTCTTGTGAGAAAGGCTCTCAGAAAGACAACCCCTCACAAGAGATCTACTCTCAAAACTACGCCCTCAAAAGTCATCCCGGAACCGTCTTTCGACAGTCCGGTTTCTGCAAACCGGAACAACAACATTGAGTATTACTTTAGCTCTCCCGCAATGGCTGATTCGCCACTTTCGCCCGCACGAAAACTTTCTAATGAAAGTGTGTTGTCATCGCCTCTGAAGGCACGACGGTATCAGCACACTACGGACCTGACGTCCATGTCTCTTTCCTCCGCACAGGACCTTTCGTCCGGCGGACTTTTCTCGTCGCCCACTAAGCACCGACCTCTGCGAACTGTTAGCGACAAGAGCTCCCCTGATAGCCAGAAATCTCCTGACTCAGACGATGGTCTTTTCGATAGTGACTGTCCTGGAAGCACGAGCTACTTTGATGGCTTTGACATGGACAGTGAAAGTGATCCTGAGCTGAAGGTGTCCTACAATGCTGTGGATGTCAAGCAGCGAGCCGAAGACAGACTGGCGGAGATTCTAAAGGAGGTGAAACAGACTTCGTCAAGCACTACTCCTCGTGGAGGAAGCAACGAGCctgaggacgaggtggCCGTCAAGTACCAAGctgccaagctcaaggaggctgagagaatccagcagcatcaggagaagaaggaggcttactacaagaagctcgacgaggaggaggaggccaggCGGAAGCAACAGTTGATGGATGCTCCTCTTGTACAGTGTGAAACCGCTGGTGTCGAAGTCTTTTCTTACGATACTGAAAGCATCGATGTCCTGCCTGATCATAAGCTTCTCAGAGTGATGAATGAGGCGTCCTTGAAGCCCTCGCAGGTGCTTCCTCGACAGGCTGTCGATCTACAGTTCAACACAGTCGATGTTGAGTGGCTTCTGGTGAAGCTTGCACGTGAGACTTCCAGTGTCGAGCGACAGCACATTGTCCCTCATTTGCAGAAGGCTGATATTATGCTCACTCGGGACAACATCGAGAAGGTCATGAAGGCAATTGGACTGAGATACTGGGACAAGCGCAAGGGTAGTTTTGAGAACAAGGCTAGTGCTTATTCTGTTCTCAACAAGAATCGACGAACCGAAAGCATGCCTTGTACACCTGTCAAGCCCAAACCGCCAGGCAGATTGGCTAGTAATAATCCGATTACTCCCGTCAAAGCACTTAGAATGGACACACCATTCAGTCCCTTCAGCTCTTTTGATAGTCCTACCTCTTTCTCCATGTCCACTCCCTCCAAGACGTTCAAAACACCTCATCCTCCCCCTCCCTTCCGATACAGGAGCGCCGAATCGTTGTCTGACTTTTTCGACACTATGGCTCAGCTTATTGAGCCCGACTGCATCGATTTTCTGTTCAGGCTACTTTTGCTGGTGTCTTCAGATTCCTCGCTGGACTCTTTGCAGTCCGACACCAGTCCCGCATATGCTGGAATGGCTCGCTTGCTTGCCAAGGATGAATTCACGGTCGAACAGGCCCTAGAGTTGGTATGTGACACTGTGGACCTCAAGTCTGCACAGTCTCGAGTTTTGCAAGCTCTCTTCTGTGGCACAGATAGCACTATGATCGAGCTTGCTCACTCTTGTGCCTCCGTGTTCTTTCTACGAGAGTACATTCAAGACAAGACTGCCAGCGAGTTGGCGTCGCTGTGCTCCACTGATCGAAGCATTCTGAATACTACATTCTTGGACAACCTGATGGACTTCTCTCATCACTCTGAGAAGCCTTCGTCATTCATCCGACACATGTTTGGCTTTTTTGCACAGACCATGGACCCCACGTCTGTCAAAACGTGGAGACCTGAACTGAAGCGCAAGGCGGATTCGGCACTCAAGTCGCGGTCTGATTTTGTGGACAACTTGGACGACTTTAAGTTCAATGCTCTCGTCATGTCCTGGCTCACGCGAGTATCCACAGAGTTCATTGTTGTCGAGCCCGCTCTCTCCTCAGCGTCATTCTAa
- a CDS encoding uncharacterized protein (Converted to coding from non-coding YALI0A20020g, highly similar to uniprot|Q6CH18 Yarrowia lipolytica YALI0A13673g), which translates to MRRVILQPGSDAGIKESVSIEPNLHFRTLAEFDSYFQELFEKAPQTFKGYEMALTEGSERWTPVDEAVIGNWLSLKAANSAKWYIRPTNQMNFIRDHVAHEKLETVTDSVAQMRAYLEEEIDEIKQRAGEEIAALRGEVWALKLKLDTLEQAKKSQASEDLDVIEEGFSKGLAHSSPKKTSTPKLQLGSDDELKPELFSTFVQFRVPTGTKKASIPKHVHSCISSMDSVPVVYALTLSGTYEPCEYVSELRDKIYREPEWESFCIGIHEEDEPVKQSIKIVTPASKGPTANRSYAAASGGSSKPSVVKHPKPWIPKPLVKTEENFPSFRQDDLDDICVKTEKMTFSEEFLAAQGPPTRSTSSAGSKSRA; encoded by the coding sequence ATGAGAAGAGTCATCCTACAGCCTGGCTCCGACGCAGGTATCAAAGAATCTGTGTCTATTGAGCCAAATTTGCATTTCCGCACACTTGCTGAGTTCGACAGCTACTTCcaggagctgtttgagaaggCTCCACAGACCTTTAAGGGGTATGAGATGGCATTGACGGAAGGTTCTGAGCGGTGGACCCCTGTTGATGAGGCTGTGATTGGAAACTGGTTGTCGCTGAAAGCGGCAAACTCGGCCAAGTGGTATATTCGTCCTACCAATCAGATGAATTTCATCAGAGACCATGTGGCCCatgagaagctggagacggTGACAGATTCGGTGGCCCAAATGCGTGCATAccttgaggaggagatcgaCGAAATCAAGCAGCGGGCTGGTGAGGAGATTGCCGCTCTCAGGGGCGAGGTCTGGGCTCTAAAGTTGAAACTGGACACTCTGGAACAAGCCAAGAAGTCTCAGGCTTCAGAAGATCTTGATGTTATTGAAGAGGGGTTCTCCAAAGGTCTGGCACATTCATCTCCCAAGAAGACTTCTACCCCGAAACTGCAACTTGGCTCAGATGACGAACTGAAACCAGAGCTGTTCTCTACCTTTGTACAGTTCCGAGTGCCTACAGGGACGAAGAAAGCGTCTATCCCCAAACACGTCCATTCGTGCATTAGCAGCATGGACAGTGTCCCTGTAGTTTAcgccttgaccttgtctGGTACATACGAGCCCTGCGAATACGTTAGCGAATTGCGTGATAAGATCTATCGAGAGCCAGAATGGGAGAGCTTTTGCATTGGTATTCACGAGGAAGACGAGCCGGTAAAACAGAGCATAAAAATTGTTACCCCCGCGTCTAAAGGACCTACAGCCAACCGAAGCTACGCGGCAGCTTCAGGAGGTTCTTCTAAGCCGTCAGTTGTGAAACATCCCAAGCCCTGGATTCCCAAACCCCTGGTCAAGACTGAAGAGAATTTTCCTTCTTTCCGACAGGACGACCTTGACGATATCTGTGTCAAGACGGAAAAGATGACCTTTTCAGAGGAGTTTCTGGCAGCTCAGGGACCCCCCACGAGAAGTACCTCCTCTGCTGGGTCCAAATCCCGGGCTTAG
- a CDS encoding uncharacterized protein (Compare to YALI0A20064g, no similarity): MYKYDLPAELWSNILGYVDLKSLQQLHSSCSVFRDVCVDQPEAFWHDTMKAAVPWHKTIKEDGSSDFWLKTAVSFGTQISRYEEGELYVGLFKNDTRVGYTHAGLLNPEITWQTENGAVFRLDMTSMAYETREKPDTNPEIPFVHTYCSALEKDVCVFTYMSHRGVGMVSMLSKDHSVELEFPDPVNLILYRIEYGHHSHELVLLFQKLDDQSDMLFAYFPCFERKEMIFLGALNHVDRTVDVKFAQGRVVLPCKSGITVMEAMHDTEQPSYTYTYVLHHQGRLCFALGKYVLVYGSTLTTPDTLPVDIFDDDCCYWLLDVAERRVLKSRDGARFSMNALGGVGPVILEGNNLFLGLLTDSRRHFSANLHSHIQLIQGVITEEQITLWFGEQA; encoded by the coding sequence atgtacaagtacgaccTACCAGCAGAACTATGGTCCAATATTCTTGGATATGTTGACTTGAAAAGCCTTCAGCAACTACACAGCTCGTGTAGTGTCTTCAGAGACGTGTGCGTGGACCAACCGGAAGCGTTCTGGCATGACACTATGAAAGCAGCAGTACCTTGGCATAAGACAATTAAGGAGGATGGAAGCAGTGATTTCTGGTTGAAGACCGCTGTCAGTTTTGGAACACAAATAAGCAGGTACGAAGAGGGGGAGCTTTATGTGGGACTGTTTAAAAACGACACGAGAGTTGGATACACACATGCGGGACTGTTGAATCCCGAGATAACATGGCAAACAGAGAATGGTGCGGTGTTCCGCCTGGACATGACCTCAATGGCCTATGAGACACGTGAAAAACCAGACACTAATCCAGAGATCCCCTTTGTGCATACCTATTGCTCTGCACTTGAGAAGGATGTCTGTGTCTTTACTTATATGAGCCATCGTGGTGTGGGGATGGTGAGCATGTTGTCCAAGGACCACTCAGTGGAGCTGGAGTTCCCAGATCCTGTCAATCTAATACTTTACAGGATTGAGTACGGCCACCACAGTCACGAGCTTGTTTTGCTGTTTCAGAAACTGGACGACCAATCTGACATGTTGTTCGCATACTTTCCATGTTTCGAGAGGAAAGAGATGATATTCCTCGGCGCTCTGAACCATGTAGACAGAACTGTGGATGTAAAATTTGCCCAGGGGAGAGTTGTGCTTCCTTGCAAGAGTGGAATCACTGTTATGGAGGCCATGCATGACACTGAGCAGCCATCATACACATACACTTACGTGCTACACCACCAGGGAAGGCTATGTTTCGCTCTGGGAAAGTACGTTCTTGTCTATGGTAGCACATTGACTACTCCTGACACCCTCCCAGTCGATATCTTTGATGATGACTGCTGCTATTGGCTTCTGGATGTAGCCGAACGACGGGTTCtcaagtcacgtgacggagCCAGGTTTTCAATGAATGCTCTGGGGGGTGTTGGGCCGGTGATTCTAGAAGGGAACAATCTGttccttggtcttctcaCTGACTCCCGACGGCATTTCTCAGCCAATCTTCACTCTCACATTCAGTTAATTCAGGGAGTTATCACTGAAGAACAGATTACGCTGTGGTTTGGGGAGCAAGCATAG
- a CDS encoding uncharacterized protein (Compare to YALI0A20086g, weakly similar to uniprot|P38796 Saccharomyces cerevisiae YHR075c PPE1 ribosomal protein of the small subunit mitochondrial singleton, similar to Saccharomyces cerevisiae PPE1 (YHR075C); ancestral locus Anc_5.358) gives MPLIIISNYKYIKIIRDKVQVSCLAWPLSQLIVLLDSLSAIAMSQLHRGMHKKPGMFPPKEVLEEVDAGSGSDTETEETVECTEEEEEQDETDGLGDLGMPPPKKTTKSAASPTVPAPALIPSLSHLIGLEGKQPSRKYAPAEWPQYFKQKISVARDNDTFNVLYTPPDDSEAPVYVFHHGAGSCAESFALLSVRLREMMHEERFQLAATAKIRDENKLPGMIAFDARGHGFTEVESTDYSLEAFTNDFAFIVANVVAEFGLTNNLILVGHSLGGAVVTNACHLKLIQHPVIGLAVLDVVEGTAIESLASMQQILNSRPKSFPTVEKGIEWTVQSHTIRNRESACVSVPPTLISQHDGPGMTWRTDLMLTKPYWKGWFTGLSEKFISCAPAKLLILAGTDRLDKDLMVGQMQGKYQLVVFQESGHFVQEDAPDKTALSLIDFWKRNDKVNKTVPLFGAFRA, from the coding sequence ATGCCACTAATTATTATatccaactacaagtatataaAAATTATTCGAGATAAAGTTCAGGTATCGTGCCTCGCATGGCCTTTATCCCAGCTGATCGTGTTACTAGACTCACTTTCAGCCATTGCCATGTCGCAGCTACACCGAGGAATGCACAAGAAACCCGGCATGTTTCCCCCCAAAGAAgtattggaggaggtggacgCGGGATCAGGCTCAGATACAGAAACCGAGGAGACCGTGGAGTGCActgaagaggaagaggagcaAGATGAAACTGACGGTCTAGGTGACTTGGGCATGCCGCCACCCAAGAAGACGACCAAGTCGGCTGCTTCGCCGACTGTCCCGGCTCCAGCATTAATTCCATCTCTCTCACATCTCATTGGGCTGGAAGGAAAGCAACCATCTCGGAAATACGCGCCAGCAGAATGGCCTCAGTACTTTAAGCAGAAGATTTCTGTTGCTCGCGACAATGACACATTCAATGTGTTATACACGCCACCTGACGATTCCGAGGCACCCGTCTACGTGTTCCATCACGGCGCGGGATCCTGTGCAGAGTCGTTTGCACTGCTCTCTGTGCGTCTAAGAGAAATGATGCACGAGGAACGGTTCCAGCttgctgccactgccaaGATCCGAGATGAAAATAAGCTGCCCGGAATGATTGCATTCGACGCCCGAGGACACGGATTCACCGAGGTTGAGTCCACGGACTACTCGTTGGAAGCCTTTACCAACGACTTTGCATTTATCGTTGCCAACGTGGTTGCCGAGTTCGGGCTCACTAACAACCTCATTCTGGTGGGCCATTCGCTAGGAGGCGCTGTGGTAACAAACGCGTGCCATTTAAAGCTCATCCAGCACCCAGTCATTGGTCTTGCTGTTCTGGACGTGGTCGAAGGAACTGCCATTGAGTCGCTAGCAAGCATGCAACAGATTCTCAATTCCCGCCCTAAATCCTTTCCCACCGTCGAAAAGGGTATCGAATGGACTGTACAGAGTCATACGATCAGAAACAGAGAGTCTGCATGTGTCTCCGTGCCCCCTACTCTCATAAGCCAGCATGACGGGCCAGGAATGACATGGAGAACCGATCTCATGCTCACGAAGCCCTACTGGAAGGGTTGGTTCACCGGACTGTCTGAGAAGTTCATTTCTTGTGCACCGGCCAAACTTTTGATTCTAGCAGGCACAGATCGACTAGACAAAGATCTCATGGTCGGCCAGATGCAAGGAAAGTACCAACTCGTTGTGTTTCAGGAATCGGGTCATTTCGTACAGGAAGACGCTCCAGACAAGACTGCTCTCAGTCTTATTGACTTTTGGAAACGAAACGACAAGGTGAACAAAACCGTTCCCTTGTTTGGTGCCTTTAGAGCATGA